The Chryseobacterium glaciei DNA window AATTACCCTTCTTACTTTTGATGATGGTTTCAGGGAATTTTATGATGTTGTCGTTCCAATTTTAGAGAGAAAAGGAATTTATGCTGTTAATTTTATCAATCCCGCTTTCATTGATAATAAAGATTTGATGTTTCGCTGCAAGGCAAGTTTAATCATTAATGAAATTGAAAAAAATAAAGAAATAAGCCCAGAAATATATAATATTCTTCAGTTTAATAGCGATTCGAAATCAGAAATCAAACAGAAAATATTACAGCTAAATTATCATAAAACAGAAACTCTGGATAAGCTTACAGAAGTACTTGAAATTAACATTAATTCATTTTTAAAAGAACAAAAACCTTATTTAAGCTTCGATCAATTAAAATCATTAACTCAAAAAGGGTTTGGAATTTCCTCTCACAGTTGGGATCATCCTTTGTACAATGAGCTATCTTTAAGTGAAAAACTAGAGACGACCAGCAAAACGTTTGATTATTTAAAGAACAATGATTTTCTTTATGAAAGTTTTGCATTTCCTTTTACAGATTTCGGCGTTGAAAAAGCTTTTTTTGATGAATTATTTAAAAATAAAGAAATGTTCTGTACTTTCGGAAGCGCAGGAATAAAACTCGACAGCGTTTCAAAAAACCTCCAAAGAATACCGATGGAAACTGGAGAAAATGCAGAAACGATCTTAAAAAAAGAAATTACTTATTATCAATTAAAAGGTATTGTAAATAAAAATAAAATTCTAAGGAAATGATACATTTAAAAACATTTAATAAAAAACAATTGGGGGAATTTGTATCATCCGGAGATTTCAAAAAATACGATTTTCTACCAATTACAGCACACAGAGCTCAATCTCACATCAATAATCCAAAAGCAAATGATGATCAAACGTTACTTATTTTAGCGTTTGACGATGACAATCTAGCTGGTTATATTGGTTGTTTCCCTGATAATTTCATCATTGATGGAAAAATATTTAATTATGCATGGTTGAGTACGTTATATGTAAGCAGTAATTTTCGAGGAAAAAGAATTGCTCAATCCCTTTTACAAAAGGCGTTTGAAGAATATCATGAAAATCTGGCGCTCACAGAATTTACAAAGGAAGCAGAAGGACTTTATAACAAAATGGGGACTTTTGAATACATTCAGCCTAAAGTTGGTAAGCGATATTATTTCCGGACAGATTTGGCAACGATAATTCCGTCAAAAAAGCCTAAAACAGAGCATCTACAGCCACTTCTCAGCTTAGGAGATTCCGTATTAAATTCTCTTATTTCAGTAAAAAACTGCTTCATCCAAAAACCTGATTTCAAATTTGAAATTCTTGATAAAATAGATGCAGAAAGCACTGATTTCATATCAAAATTTTACAGCAACAGAAATGCAGAAGAACTCAATTGGGCAATAGAAAATCCGTGGGTTTTGGAAAGTAAAAATAAAGAAGAAAACTATTTATTTTCCAGCTTTTCTGAAAGCTTTAAATATTTTTGGATAAAAATTTATGATAAGAAAAACACTTTAAAAACTTGTGCGCTTTTGTTTGTAAGAGATGGTCACTTAAAAATATCCTATTTGTTTTCAATATCTGATTTGGAACAGTTTGTTACATTTTTAAGCTATTTTATCGTTAAGAATAAAATTAATTCTTTAACAAGCTATCAAACGGAATTCAACAAAAAAGCAGAATCGATGAATATATTTCCAAACATCCATCAGCGAAATATGGAAAGGCGGTATATGTTTCACAAACAACTTATTAAAAACCTTCCTGACCACTTTGATCCTCATTTTCAGGATGGAGATGGTGATTGTG harbors:
- a CDS encoding polysaccharide deacetylase family protein — translated: MKEQIINLLANFVGNDIEKSFPLPYFLPVYHCVSDENSPHLNHIINYKNVKQFEQDLDYLSKYFQFVNWGEFKDFINGNFTPKNKITLLTFDDGFREFYDVVVPILERKGIYAVNFINPAFIDNKDLMFRCKASLIINEIEKNKEISPEIYNILQFNSDSKSEIKQKILQLNYHKTETLDKLTEVLEININSFLKEQKPYLSFDQLKSLTQKGFGISSHSWDHPLYNELSLSEKLETTSKTFDYLKNNDFLYESFAFPFTDFGVEKAFFDELFKNKEMFCTFGSAGIKLDSVSKNLQRIPMETGENAETILKKEITYYQLKGIVNKNKILRK
- a CDS encoding GNAT family N-acetyltransferase, whose amino-acid sequence is MIHLKTFNKKQLGEFVSSGDFKKYDFLPITAHRAQSHINNPKANDDQTLLILAFDDDNLAGYIGCFPDNFIIDGKIFNYAWLSTLYVSSNFRGKRIAQSLLQKAFEEYHENLALTEFTKEAEGLYNKMGTFEYIQPKVGKRYYFRTDLATIIPSKKPKTEHLQPLLSLGDSVLNSLISVKNCFIQKPDFKFEILDKIDAESTDFISKFYSNRNAEELNWAIENPWVLESKNKEENYLFSSFSESFKYFWIKIYDKKNTLKTCALLFVRDGHLKISYLFSISDLEQFVTFLSYFIVKNKINSLTSYQTEFNKKAESMNIFPNIHQRNMERRYMFHKQLIKNLPDHFDPHFQDGDGDCVMT